In the genome of Streptomyces sp. NBC_00259, the window GCCGAGTACAGCTATCTCGCGGGCTTCCTCGGCGAGGCCGCCCTCACCCTCCTCTGCGCGGTCCTCGTCTTCGTCAAGCTGCCGGAGTCCCGGCCGGAGCGCGACACCGCGGCACGCAGGAGCGACGAGCCGGAGACCGGCCTCGGCACCGTCCTGCGCGACGGGCGGTACATGGGCGTGGTCGGGCTCTCCTTCCTCATCTCGCTCGTCTTCATGCAGGGCTCGGTCGGTCTGCCGGTGGCGATGGGCCTGGACGGCTGGTCCCCCTCGGACTACGGATTCGTCATCGCCGTCAACGGCGTCCTGATCGTCGCCCTGCAGATCCCGGTGACCCGGCTCATCGAGCACCGCGACCCGCAGCGGCTGCTCGTCGTCTCCGCCCTGCTCGCCGGGTACGGCTTCGGCCTCACCGCCTTCGCCGGCTCGCTCGGCGTGTACGCGCTGACCGTCTGCGTCTGGACGCTCGCCGAGATCGTCAACTCCCCCACCCAGATGGGCCTGGTGGTCCGGCTGTCCCCGGTCCACGGCCGCGGCCGCTACCAGGGCGTCTACACGATGTCGTGGTCCGCGGCCGCGCTGATCGCCCCGCTGATGGCCGGTTACGTGATCGACCACTTCGGCGCCGCGTGGCTGTGGGGCTCGTGCGCGGTGATCGGCACGGTGGCGGCGCTGGGCTACTGGCTGCTGATGCGCGCGCTGCCGCCGGCGTCGCCGACGGCCGAGACCCCGTCCCCGGACTCGGCCGTCCCCGCCGCGGCCGAGCCCTCGGAGAGGTCGGAGAAGACCGGGGCGTAGGCCGCCGGCGAGGAGCGGCGCTCAGCGGCCGAGCGCGCGCTGCGCCTCGTACAGGTTCCGGGGCCGTACGGAGCCGGGCGAACCGTACGCCTCCAGCCGTGAGCCGAGCGGCCCGGTGAAGTCCGGTACGTCGATCTGGTCGAACTCCCTGACGGTGGAGATGCCGACGGTCGCGCTGTACGGGGCGACCCCGTCGATGCGTATCAGCCCCGCCCGCTCGTTCGTCACGGTGACGTTCCAGTGCGTGAAGCGCGCCCCGTACAGCGGTCCGGCGCTCGCGTCGCCGCCGTGCCGCCCGTCGTTGTTGACGGTGATCTCGGTCCGTACGTTCGCGAAGGGCATGCCGCGGTGGGTGTCGAAGGTCCCCATCTCCATCACGCCGCGGGACCAGACGTTGTGGCTCGACAGGCCCTCGGTGTTGATGCCGTGCAGCTGGGTGCCGGCCGGGGCGGGCACGGTGCGCCGCTCGATGACGAAGTCCTCGACGAGGTT includes:
- a CDS encoding MDR family MFS transporter, with protein sequence MSAAALRRATKESVSGLPRAFWWLWASTLVNRLGAFVATYTALYLTLERGYSASYAGLVAALHGLGGVVSSLGAGVMADRLGRRPTLLIAQVSTALSVALLGFMEHPAAIAAVACLVGMTSNASRPAVQAMMADIVRPEDRVRAFALNYWAINLGFAISSAAAGLVAEYSYLAGFLGEAALTLLCAVLVFVKLPESRPERDTAARRSDEPETGLGTVLRDGRYMGVVGLSFLISLVFMQGSVGLPVAMGLDGWSPSDYGFVIAVNGVLIVALQIPVTRLIEHRDPQRLLVVSALLAGYGFGLTAFAGSLGVYALTVCVWTLAEIVNSPTQMGLVVRLSPVHGRGRYQGVYTMSWSAAALIAPLMAGYVIDHFGAAWLWGSCAVIGTVAALGYWLLMRALPPASPTAETPSPDSAVPAAAEPSERSEKTGA